Proteins from a single region of Hermetia illucens chromosome 3, iHerIll2.2.curated.20191125, whole genome shotgun sequence:
- the LOC119652226 gene encoding uncharacterized protein LOC119652226, with the protein MSVQNRSKVIPTHYDHVGQLPILNNLLRQKMDNVIFERRQRRNFSLFNLVNPFWVISSLASALFRLFGFRKQVRSHDFDYLTNGLPDDFIILKYPLRYSMQSIIPHLEESETNHDSKFTQTEVDNLIQSKLNSQIEELVKMRRFRNALKPSRKHVRKILARNSEDLLRTLDRRNRERYGGKVSKFHRMKNERSSRGLRMIKSLTNNKYIDVDNAMEDVFYISDSDN; encoded by the exons ATGTCCGTTCAAAATCGAAGTAAGGTCATTCCAACGCACTATGACCATGTTGGGCAATTACCAATTTTAAATAATCTGTTGCGCCAAAAGATGGATAATGTGATATTCGAGCGTCGTCAGCGTCGGAATTTCTCGCTTTTCAACTTGGTAAATCCCTTCTGGGTCATATCGTCACTAGCAAGTGCCCTTTTTCGACTATTCGGCTTTCGCAAG CAAGTTCGTTCACACGACTTTGATTACCTTACAAATGGTTTGCCAGATGATTTCATAATCCTTAAATACCCTTTGCGGTACTCGATGCAAAGTATTATTCCCCATCTGGAAGAATCCGAGACTAATCATGATTCCAAGTTTACACAAACTGAAGTGGACAACTTAATCCAGTCGAAACTAAACTCGCAAATAGAAGAGCTGGTGAAGATGAGGCGCTTTCGTAACGCCCTTAAACCTAGTCGCAAGCACGTTAGAAAGATTCTAGCTAGAAATTCAGAAGATTTGCTGAGGACACTCGATAGACGTAACCGTGAACGATATGGTGGGAAAGTATCGAAATTTCATCGAATGAAGAACGAACGTTCGTCCAGAGGATTGCGTATGATTAAGAGCCTTACAAATAACAAGTATATCGATGTTGACAATGCTATGGAAGATGTTTTTTATATTTCAGACAGTGACAATTAG